One Phycisphaera mikurensis NBRC 102666 DNA window includes the following coding sequences:
- a CDS encoding HAD-IIB family hydrolase, with the protein MPDAPPYILLSDVDDTLLGDDAATRRFADFVESRRDRLAFVMNSSRFVASQLRSLEETALPGPDLLIGGMGTEIALPPGGSRLPDAQAHADIWRAKHLAGWDVVKVVGVLDRFPGVEPQPEANQSDLKQSRYLRDASEEDLAALRGELADVGQDVRVTYSSARDLDVTPAGADKSTAVRFVMKSFGYDDGHAAVAGDSGNDRAMLTCGAWGIVVANHRPELADLAGERIHRAAAGHADGVIEGLKRWFPELA; encoded by the coding sequence ATGCCCGACGCCCCGCCGTACATCCTGCTCTCCGACGTCGACGACACGCTGCTGGGCGACGACGCGGCGACGCGACGCTTCGCGGACTTCGTGGAGAGCCGCCGGGACCGGCTCGCCTTCGTGATGAACTCCAGCCGCTTCGTCGCTTCGCAGCTCCGCTCGCTGGAGGAGACGGCGCTGCCCGGGCCGGACCTGCTGATCGGCGGGATGGGCACGGAGATCGCGCTGCCCCCGGGCGGCTCGCGGCTGCCCGACGCCCAGGCGCACGCCGACATCTGGCGGGCGAAGCACCTCGCCGGCTGGGACGTGGTGAAGGTCGTCGGCGTGCTCGACCGCTTCCCCGGCGTCGAGCCGCAGCCCGAGGCGAACCAGAGCGACCTCAAGCAGAGCCGCTACCTGCGCGACGCCTCCGAGGAAGACCTCGCCGCGCTGCGGGGCGAGCTGGCGGACGTGGGCCAGGACGTCCGCGTGACGTACAGCTCCGCGCGCGACCTGGACGTCACGCCGGCGGGAGCGGACAAGTCGACGGCGGTCCGCTTCGTCATGAAGTCCTTCGGCTACGACGACGGCCACGCCGCGGTCGCCGGCGACTCGGGCAACGACCGGGCGATGCTCACCTGCGGCGCGTGGGGCATCGTCGTCGCGAACCACCGGCCGGAGCTGGCGGACCTCGCCGGGGAGCGGATCCACCGGGCTGCGGCCGGCCACGCGGACGGGGTGATCGAGGGGCTGAAGCGCTGGTTCCCGGAGCTGGCCTGA
- a CDS encoding type II secretion system protein, whose translation MAPRSAPSAAATGRRSTPALAPRRCALRIRSPAPAPRAFTLIELLVVVSIIALLIGLLLPALGSARRTASALADLSNLKQMEIAHASYAVDNDSRLIQANLAHGGVVHYNPDGSPVVPWIDTLRTYYAADLVVRSPLDDSPHWGPFPAGEPIPGAPANQRRVTSYGINTFTDPVLVPWGPGFVSPFRGYTMDTIRRPASVVHFLPMAHGGTFAGADHPHAEEWLVHPVPAFAAQGQAQINAVKGEPGTPAAVANWGFLDGHAAATGFSELVTDLQLNRLDPDRAP comes from the coding sequence TTGGCGCCCCGCTCTGCCCCGTCCGCGGCCGCCACCGGCCGCCGGTCAACACCCGCCCTCGCTCCAAGGAGGTGTGCCCTGCGCATCCGCTCCCCGGCTCCCGCTCCGCGCGCCTTCACGCTCATTGAGCTGCTGGTCGTCGTCTCCATCATCGCCCTGCTCATCGGGCTCCTGCTGCCGGCGCTGGGCAGCGCCCGCCGGACCGCTTCGGCGCTGGCCGACCTCAGCAACCTCAAGCAGATGGAGATCGCCCACGCCAGCTACGCCGTCGACAACGACAGCCGGCTGATCCAAGCCAACCTCGCGCACGGCGGCGTCGTTCACTACAACCCCGACGGCTCGCCCGTCGTGCCGTGGATCGACACGCTGCGGACGTACTACGCGGCCGATCTGGTCGTGCGCTCGCCGCTGGACGACAGCCCCCACTGGGGGCCGTTCCCCGCGGGCGAGCCCATCCCGGGCGCCCCGGCCAACCAGCGGCGCGTGACCAGCTACGGGATCAACACCTTCACCGACCCGGTGCTGGTGCCCTGGGGCCCGGGCTTCGTCTCGCCCTTCCGCGGGTACACGATGGACACGATCCGCCGACCGGCGTCGGTGGTGCACTTCCTGCCGATGGCCCACGGGGGCACGTTCGCCGGCGCCGACCACCCCCACGCCGAGGAGTGGCTGGTGCATCCCGTGCCCGCGTTCGCGGCGCAGGGCCAGGCGCAGATCAACGCCGTCAAGGGCGAGCCGGGCACCCCGGCCGCCGTCGCCAACTGGGGCTTCCTGGACGGCCACGCCGCCGCCACCGGGTTCTCGGAGCTGGTGACCGACCTCCAGCTCAACCGCCTCGACCCCGACCGCGCCCCCTGA
- a CDS encoding glycosyltransferase encodes MPESTRRVMLISTHGYVSSQIEFGKPDTGGQVVYVLELAKCMGRFGFQVDLYTRRFEGQDEIEQVDENTRIVRVPCGGDDFIGKETLCDFIPEWVENAKAKVEEVQKAEGKYTFVNSHYWDAGLAGMGMAHHLKIPHIFTPHSIGAWKRKNMDGDPEELEKQYHFKRRVKEENVIFSDCDSIIATTPQQRDILQDVEYKVAPAKIHVIPPGYDDTKYFPISEASRAALRADHGFDGRIVMALGRIARNKGYDLLIKAMPEVLKRHRDAKLLLAIGSTEPSKAEIEMVDGFKELASELGIRDRVVFGDYIPDEEMPDFYRMADVFCLCSRYEPFGMTAVEAMACGTPTVITTEGGLWERVAYGQQALYANPFDPYEYGAAIHNLLQHPRLWANTSRDGSHLARAEFTWVGIAQQVINLVKTSDVMSTHDEARAEAQREFSTSG; translated from the coding sequence ATGCCTGAATCCACCCGCCGCGTGATGCTCATCTCGACGCACGGCTACGTCTCCTCGCAGATCGAGTTCGGCAAGCCCGACACCGGCGGGCAGGTCGTCTACGTGCTCGAGCTCGCCAAGTGCATGGGCCGCTTCGGCTTCCAGGTCGACCTCTACACCCGCCGCTTCGAGGGGCAGGACGAGATCGAGCAGGTCGACGAGAACACCCGCATCGTGCGGGTGCCCTGCGGCGGCGACGACTTCATCGGCAAGGAGACGCTCTGCGACTTCATCCCCGAGTGGGTCGAGAACGCGAAGGCGAAGGTGGAGGAGGTCCAGAAGGCCGAGGGCAAGTACACCTTCGTGAACAGCCACTACTGGGACGCGGGCCTCGCGGGCATGGGCATGGCCCACCACCTCAAGATCCCGCACATCTTCACGCCCCACTCCATCGGCGCCTGGAAGCGGAAGAACATGGACGGCGACCCCGAGGAGCTCGAGAAGCAGTACCACTTCAAGCGGCGGGTGAAGGAAGAGAACGTCATCTTCTCAGACTGCGACTCGATCATCGCGACCACGCCCCAGCAGCGCGACATCCTCCAGGACGTGGAGTACAAGGTCGCGCCGGCGAAGATCCACGTGATCCCGCCCGGCTACGACGACACCAAGTACTTCCCCATCTCCGAGGCCTCGCGGGCGGCGCTGCGGGCGGACCACGGCTTCGACGGGCGGATCGTGATGGCGCTGGGCCGCATCGCCCGCAACAAGGGCTACGACCTGCTCATCAAGGCGATGCCCGAGGTGCTCAAGCGTCACCGCGACGCGAAGCTGCTGCTGGCGATCGGCTCGACCGAGCCCAGCAAGGCGGAGATCGAGATGGTCGACGGCTTCAAGGAGCTCGCCAGCGAGCTGGGCATCCGCGACCGGGTCGTCTTCGGCGACTACATCCCCGACGAGGAGATGCCGGACTTCTACCGCATGGCCGACGTGTTCTGCCTGTGCTCGCGCTACGAGCCCTTCGGCATGACCGCCGTGGAGGCGATGGCCTGCGGCACCCCGACGGTCATCACCACCGAGGGCGGCCTGTGGGAGCGCGTGGCGTACGGGCAGCAGGCCCTCTACGCGAACCCTTTCGACCCCTACGAGTACGGCGCCGCGATCCACAACCTGCTGCAGCACCCGCGGCTGTGGGCGAACACCAGCCGCGACGGCAGCCACCTGGCCCGCGCCGAGTTCACCTGGGTGGGCATCGCCCAGCAGGTCATCAACCTGGTGAAGACCAGCGACGTGATGAGCACCCACGACGAGGCGCGGGCGGAGGCGCAGCGGGAGTTCTCGACGAGTGGATGA
- a CDS encoding Fur family transcriptional regulator, with product MPRSSPHAASVERLLRDAAGPMSAAEVAEALAHTGIGIATVYRLLGRGAEEGRYVAVEMPHGPARYEPADRPHHHHFACTACEAVYDVPGCTGNLKKLVPEGFTLDAHEILLTGRCADCSAGSKL from the coding sequence GTGCCTCGCTCCTCCCCCCACGCCGCCTCCGTCGAGCGACTGCTGCGCGACGCGGCGGGGCCGATGTCGGCGGCGGAGGTGGCCGAGGCGCTGGCCCACACGGGGATCGGGATCGCGACCGTCTACCGGCTGCTCGGCCGCGGCGCGGAGGAGGGCCGGTACGTCGCGGTCGAGATGCCGCACGGCCCGGCCCGGTACGAGCCGGCGGACCGTCCGCATCACCACCACTTCGCGTGCACCGCGTGCGAGGCGGTGTACGACGTGCCCGGCTGCACGGGGAACCTCAAGAAGCTGGTGCCCGAGGGCTTCACGCTCGACGCCCACGAGATCCTGCTGACCGGCCGGTGCGCGGACTGCAGCGCGGGGTCGAAGCTTTGA
- a CDS encoding alpha/beta hydrolase — MPMTRSLLFVAALGLLVGWILWRLQSGPPAFASLPGPTRSVVYKTTPQGELRLFLHEPAERGIGPAPAVLFFHGGGWLNGTATQFDGQAGRLADRGIVGIQAEYRLADPHGATPFASLADAITAMRYVRRHAAGLGVDPGRVAAGGGSAGGHLAAALATATAEDLDTDPPADRGVSYRPDALILFNPVYDNGPGGYGHERIGDRYTDFSPLHNLHAGMPPTLVMLGDRDDLVPVATAERFRDGMRGLGVRSELIVYPGETHGFFNPHRGRRVMYERTLAATEAFLASLGWIGPPPGSR, encoded by the coding sequence ATGCCGATGACCCGCTCCCTCCTCTTCGTCGCCGCCCTGGGTCTGCTCGTCGGGTGGATCCTCTGGCGGCTGCAGAGCGGCCCGCCGGCTTTCGCTTCCCTGCCGGGGCCGACCCGGAGCGTCGTCTACAAGACGACGCCGCAGGGCGAGCTGCGGCTGTTCCTCCACGAGCCCGCCGAGCGGGGCATCGGACCCGCCCCGGCGGTGCTGTTCTTCCACGGCGGCGGCTGGCTGAACGGCACGGCGACGCAGTTCGACGGCCAGGCCGGCCGGCTCGCGGACCGGGGCATCGTGGGGATCCAGGCCGAGTACCGCCTCGCGGACCCGCACGGCGCGACGCCCTTCGCGTCGCTCGCCGACGCGATCACGGCGATGCGGTACGTCCGCCGCCACGCGGCCGGGCTGGGCGTCGACCCCGGCCGCGTGGCCGCGGGCGGCGGCTCCGCCGGCGGCCACCTCGCCGCGGCGCTCGCGACGGCGACGGCGGAGGACTTGGACACCGACCCGCCCGCGGACCGCGGCGTCTCGTACCGGCCGGACGCGCTGATCCTCTTCAATCCGGTCTACGACAACGGCCCCGGCGGCTACGGCCACGAGCGGATCGGCGACCGCTACACCGACTTCTCGCCGCTTCACAACCTCCACGCCGGCATGCCGCCGACGCTGGTGATGCTCGGCGACCGCGACGACCTCGTACCCGTCGCCACCGCGGAACGCTTCCGCGACGGCATGCGGGGCCTGGGCGTCCGCAGCGAGCTCATCGTCTACCCCGGCGAGACCCACGGCTTCTTCAACCCGCACCGCGGCCGCCGCGTCATGTACGAGCGGACGCTCGCGGCGACGGAGGCGTTCCTCGCGTCGCTGGGCTGGATCGGGCCGCCGCCGGGCTCGCGTTGA
- a CDS encoding PEP-CTERM sorting domain-containing protein (PEP-CTERM proteins occur, often in large numbers, in the proteomes of bacteria that also encode an exosortase, a predicted intramembrane cysteine proteinase. The presence of a PEP-CTERM domain at a protein's C-terminus predicts cleavage within the sorting domain, followed by covalent anchoring to some some component of the (usually Gram-negative) cell surface. Many PEP-CTERM proteins exhibit an unusual sequence composition that includes large numbers of potential glycosylation sites. Expression of one such protein has been shown restore the ability of a bacterium to form floc, a type of biofilm.) — translation MQHTIAPTLLLAAALAPAAAHAEHADAMLLVGPDGRLTTGLYSFDTATVLATDERVFEGEFDAFGIVAEPGFNALPAGSAGLPAGFSALPGNTPVTFTGRAFTQAGVTSNLWHWDATGPVDFQPVTAPTSLDIKRSVFTTNLDGGSADAAGFLIDTTGASGSLHRHVSFQVNDGDGDPLVQSAAAGFYLWSMELAVGSALTAEPIFFVHGLGVENEALHEQAIAFVEANVVPEPTAALGLAAAGVVLLSRRRAAA, via the coding sequence ATGCAACACACGATCGCCCCCACCCTCCTCCTCGCCGCCGCCCTGGCTCCCGCGGCCGCCCACGCCGAGCACGCCGACGCGATGCTCCTGGTTGGCCCCGACGGGCGGCTGACCACCGGCCTCTACAGCTTCGACACCGCGACGGTGCTCGCCACCGACGAGCGCGTCTTCGAGGGCGAGTTCGACGCCTTCGGCATCGTCGCCGAGCCGGGCTTCAACGCGCTGCCGGCCGGGAGCGCCGGCCTCCCCGCGGGCTTCTCGGCGCTGCCGGGCAACACGCCGGTGACCTTCACCGGCCGCGCCTTCACCCAAGCCGGCGTGACGAGCAACCTCTGGCACTGGGACGCCACCGGCCCGGTGGACTTCCAGCCGGTGACGGCTCCGACCTCGCTGGACATCAAGCGCTCGGTCTTCACCACCAACCTCGACGGCGGCTCCGCCGACGCGGCGGGCTTCCTCATCGACACCACCGGCGCCAGCGGCTCGCTGCACCGGCACGTGAGCTTCCAGGTGAACGACGGCGACGGCGACCCGCTCGTGCAGTCCGCGGCCGCGGGCTTCTACCTCTGGTCGATGGAGCTGGCCGTCGGATCCGCCCTCACCGCCGAGCCGATCTTCTTCGTCCACGGCCTCGGCGTCGAGAACGAGGCGCTCCACGAGCAGGCGATTGCCTTCGTCGAGGCCAACGTCGTGCCCGAGCCCACGGCGGCCCTGGGCCTGGCCGCCGCCGGCGTCGTGCTGCTGTCCCGCCGCCGCGCTGCGGCCTGA
- a CDS encoding MDR/zinc-dependent alcohol dehydrogenase-like family protein — translation MLIEQARLAGGVYGLSGRFRPGSIRDVAWRAEQLAAALVEAGVLGPGTEVVIAGVGPAGVAATGACLAAGATVTVVSGASGRQSILQRSTRHVCPTTFDHPMDHWQIGSHPLPGQDAAVAWAAGPADRLLAGFAANLNRWLRETPRFRVVGSTDFVGYEAVGGGGVVVSCSGGLTLRADLLLLATGIGFSRRGVPGSLFRSRDYWESHDTVFKPPRAAGLRVLVAGGGDGALNDLVRLLTGRASVDTLLEEVDRCLPLTLVREHAEHAWREFAAGGDEAAERRRLRDRQRWLDGHLDELWGRAAVRAVIGDAALPLTRRSCVRLVTREAWFDDAYLVNRLLAGLLLRFLGEDLPGRNGGLVPLLCGWEVAGCVGLNGHACEGDRHLCAKHPHRVRFRRWPGAARPDADRPFLSTRGVEGDYDRVLLRIGADAAAGAGAGADAGVAAAPAGAAEHRHVPPFYSRGFRDG, via the coding sequence TTGCTCATCGAACAAGCCCGCCTGGCGGGCGGCGTCTACGGGCTCTCGGGTCGGTTCAGGCCGGGATCCATCCGCGACGTCGCGTGGCGGGCGGAGCAGCTCGCGGCCGCTTTGGTGGAGGCCGGCGTGCTCGGGCCGGGGACGGAGGTGGTCATTGCCGGGGTCGGTCCCGCCGGCGTCGCCGCGACGGGGGCGTGCCTGGCGGCCGGGGCGACCGTGACGGTGGTCAGCGGAGCGAGCGGCCGCCAGTCGATCCTCCAGCGATCGACGCGGCACGTCTGCCCCACCACCTTCGACCACCCGATGGACCACTGGCAGATCGGCTCGCACCCGCTCCCGGGGCAGGACGCGGCGGTGGCCTGGGCGGCCGGGCCCGCCGACCGACTTCTCGCGGGCTTCGCCGCCAACCTCAACCGGTGGCTGCGGGAGACGCCACGCTTCCGCGTCGTCGGATCGACGGATTTCGTGGGCTACGAGGCGGTCGGGGGGGGCGGGGTCGTCGTCTCGTGCTCGGGCGGGCTGACGCTGCGGGCCGACCTGCTGCTGCTCGCGACGGGCATCGGCTTCTCGCGGCGGGGCGTTCCGGGCAGCTTGTTCCGGAGCCGCGACTACTGGGAGAGCCACGACACCGTGTTCAAGCCGCCGCGGGCCGCGGGCCTGCGGGTGCTGGTTGCCGGCGGCGGCGACGGGGCGTTGAACGACCTTGTGCGGCTGCTCACCGGGCGGGCGAGCGTCGACACGCTCCTGGAGGAGGTGGACCGGTGCCTGCCGCTCACCCTGGTCCGCGAGCACGCCGAGCACGCGTGGCGGGAGTTCGCGGCCGGCGGCGACGAGGCCGCCGAGCGGCGACGCCTCCGCGACCGCCAGCGGTGGCTGGACGGGCACCTGGACGAGCTCTGGGGCCGGGCGGCGGTGCGGGCCGTGATCGGCGACGCGGCGTTGCCGCTCACCCGGCGCTCTTGCGTGAGGCTGGTGACCCGCGAGGCCTGGTTCGACGACGCTTACCTCGTGAACCGGCTGCTCGCCGGGCTGCTCCTGCGCTTCCTCGGGGAGGACCTGCCCGGCCGCAACGGCGGCCTCGTGCCGCTGCTTTGCGGTTGGGAGGTCGCCGGTTGCGTCGGCCTGAACGGTCATGCGTGCGAAGGCGACCGCCACCTTTGCGCCAAGCATCCCCACCGCGTGCGCTTCCGCCGCTGGCCCGGGGCCGCGCGTCCGGACGCCGACCGGCCCTTCCTGAGCACCCGCGGGGTCGAGGGCGACTACGACCGCGTGCTCCTGCGGATCGGGGCGGATGCCGCGGCGGGGGCGGGGGCGGGGGCGGACGCGGGGGTCGCCGCCGCCCCGGCCGGGGCCGCGGAGCACCGCCACGTCCCGCCGTTCTATTCCCGCGGCTTCCGCGACGGCTGA
- the rpsP gene encoding 30S ribosomal protein S16 → MVRLRFKRFGRTHKPFYRLCAIDQRAPRDGAAIEELGWYDPTQQDPEKQTSLDVERIRHWVGTGAQPSETVSDLLVREGVLDKKTRKLVKG, encoded by the coding sequence ATGGTCCGCCTCCGTTTCAAGCGCTTCGGCCGCACCCACAAGCCCTTCTACCGCCTCTGCGCCATCGACCAGCGGGCCCCGCGGGACGGCGCCGCCATCGAGGAGCTCGGCTGGTACGACCCCACCCAGCAGGACCCCGAGAAGCAGACCTCGCTGGACGTCGAGCGGATCCGCCACTGGGTCGGCACCGGCGCCCAGCCCTCCGAGACCGTCTCCGACCTGCTCGTGCGCGAAGGCGTGCTGGACAAGAAGACGCGGAAGCTCGTGAAGGGTTGA
- a CDS encoding all3515 family Zur-repressed PEP-CTERM protein, which yields MKRPSAFRSLASFRSLCCVCTTAAAAAAATAPAPADASPEPGINIYHVGVDAGATIGFGPYKGLVNPNENRLTLFLSHTFTDTPTSNHYHRIGSYAYTGGPADPQPGFSGNNRLPEPYQQDDGLSLLPGSGVFAGKMVSGLGPAAFPGDEIEEEYGDLTVRPIDQLLPFDGRLADPDDPRGQPFHPGHYLVNASGGVYKTPIAGTTVGLRLTELSEGLGVFDASGNELFTGVGEVLTLGDSADWSFSPVFAAEGDATPGTAFSATFELTDLSATPTYGDSAAFSVDFVAVPEPTAALALALAGVGLLGRRRRHG from the coding sequence ATGAAACGACCCTCCGCCTTCCGCTCCCTCGCTTCGTTCCGCTCGCTCTGCTGCGTGTGCACCACCGCGGCGGCCGCCGCGGCCGCCACGGCCCCCGCCCCCGCGGACGCCTCGCCCGAGCCGGGCATCAACATCTACCACGTCGGCGTCGACGCCGGCGCGACCATCGGCTTCGGCCCGTACAAGGGCCTGGTCAACCCCAACGAGAACCGGCTCACGCTGTTCCTCTCGCACACCTTCACCGACACGCCCACCAGCAACCACTACCACCGCATCGGCTCGTACGCCTACACCGGCGGTCCCGCCGACCCGCAGCCGGGCTTCTCGGGGAACAACCGGCTGCCCGAGCCCTACCAGCAGGACGACGGGCTGTCGCTGCTGCCCGGCTCGGGGGTCTTCGCGGGCAAGATGGTTTCGGGCCTGGGTCCCGCCGCCTTCCCCGGGGACGAGATCGAGGAGGAGTACGGCGACCTCACCGTGCGTCCCATCGACCAGCTGCTGCCCTTCGATGGACGCCTCGCCGACCCCGACGACCCGCGGGGCCAGCCCTTCCACCCCGGCCACTACCTGGTCAACGCCTCCGGGGGCGTCTACAAGACGCCGATCGCCGGCACCACCGTCGGGCTCCGGCTGACGGAGCTCTCTGAAGGCTTGGGCGTGTTCGACGCGAGCGGGAACGAGCTGTTCACCGGCGTCGGCGAGGTGCTCACCCTCGGCGACAGCGCCGACTGGTCCTTCTCGCCGGTCTTCGCGGCGGAAGGCGACGCCACGCCCGGCACCGCCTTCTCGGCGACCTTCGAGCTGACGGACCTCTCCGCCACGCCCACCTACGGCGACTCCGCCGCCTTCTCGGTGGACTTCGTGGCCGTGCCCGAGCCCACCGCGGCCCTCGCCCTCGCCCTCGCCGGCGTCGGCCTGCTCGGCCGGCGGCGCCGCCACGGCTGA
- the hisS gene encoding histidine--tRNA ligase — protein sequence MPSTPVSDLQAPRGTRDFYPEEMARHRRLLDAWRRVSLRNGFEEVDGPIFETLDLYKVKSGDGIVSELFSFRRDGGSTDYALRAEFTPTLARMVAKRANGLPKPIKWFATPNFCRAERPQRGRLREFWQWNVDFLGEAGPSADAEVVFVLVDLLRELGVREGQVQVRISHRAVVAQVLQRLGVPAERLTEAFELLDSRSKLEPGVFAERAAGLGLDPPKVQRLDEVCRRRFAAGDLGHLARALGMDAPPDDLVGLDAQLVAFGIAGWCAYDLGVVRGLAYYTGTVFEAFETAGVERALAGGGRYDRLIETFGGPAMPAVGFGMGDVVLANLLRDKKLEPEHAGDGPDVFIVPLADADPAAVTGWVARLRSGGLHARTTYKPTRNTGKLLKEATGARARFALLVGVDSLELKNLATGEQQAIADEDVASRLR from the coding sequence ATGCCGAGCACCCCCGTGAGCGACCTGCAGGCCCCGCGCGGAACGCGCGACTTCTACCCCGAGGAGATGGCCCGGCACCGCCGGCTGCTCGACGCGTGGCGGCGCGTGTCCCTCCGCAACGGCTTCGAGGAGGTCGACGGGCCCATCTTCGAGACGCTCGACCTCTACAAGGTCAAATCCGGCGACGGCATCGTCTCGGAGCTGTTCAGCTTCCGCCGCGACGGCGGCTCCACCGACTACGCGCTGCGCGCCGAGTTCACGCCGACGCTGGCCCGCATGGTCGCCAAGCGGGCCAACGGCCTGCCCAAGCCGATCAAGTGGTTCGCCACGCCGAACTTCTGCCGGGCCGAGCGGCCCCAGCGGGGGCGGCTCCGCGAGTTCTGGCAGTGGAACGTCGACTTCCTCGGCGAGGCGGGCCCCTCCGCCGACGCCGAAGTCGTCTTCGTGCTCGTCGACCTGCTGCGCGAGCTCGGCGTGCGGGAGGGCCAGGTGCAGGTGCGGATCAGCCACCGGGCCGTCGTCGCCCAGGTGCTGCAGCGGCTGGGCGTGCCGGCAGAGAGGCTGACCGAGGCTTTCGAGCTGCTCGACAGCCGGAGCAAGCTCGAGCCCGGCGTGTTCGCCGAGCGTGCGGCGGGCCTGGGGCTGGATCCCCCGAAGGTGCAGCGGCTCGACGAGGTCTGCCGCCGCCGCTTCGCGGCGGGCGACCTAGGCCACCTCGCCCGGGCGCTGGGCATGGACGCCCCGCCGGACGACCTCGTCGGGCTCGACGCGCAGCTGGTCGCCTTCGGCATCGCCGGCTGGTGCGCCTACGACCTGGGCGTCGTCCGCGGGCTCGCGTACTACACGGGCACGGTGTTCGAGGCCTTCGAGACCGCCGGCGTCGAGCGGGCGCTCGCCGGCGGAGGCCGCTACGACCGGCTGATCGAGACCTTCGGCGGCCCGGCGATGCCCGCCGTCGGCTTCGGCATGGGCGACGTGGTGCTCGCGAACCTGCTCAGAGACAAGAAGCTCGAGCCCGAGCACGCGGGCGACGGGCCCGACGTGTTCATCGTCCCGCTGGCCGACGCGGACCCCGCCGCGGTCACCGGCTGGGTCGCACGCCTGCGAAGCGGAGGCCTGCACGCGCGCACCACGTACAAGCCGACCCGGAACACCGGCAAGCTGCTGAAGGAAGCGACGGGCGCCCGGGCCCGCTTCGCCCTGCTCGTCGGCGTCGATTCGCTCGAGCTCAAGAACCTGGCCACCGGCGAGCAGCAGGCGATCGCCGACGAGGACGTCGCCTCCCGCCTCCGCTGA
- the trmD gene encoding tRNA (guanosine(37)-N1)-methyltransferase TrmD, with amino-acid sequence MRIDVVTLFPEMFESVLGHSILARAARDVADPAAPDDRSRDRPAVASYHLHALRAFSEDPKHHKVDAPPYGGGPGMVMRCEPVWRAVQAATAEDPRPPHRVFLTPKGRPLTAAVAERLAGKPRLLLLCGHYEGIDERVLARMRDEPAGLDEISLGDFVLSGGELAAMTLIDAVVRLLPGVLGHADSARDDSFAAGADRLLDHPHFTKPPVWDGREAPAVLRSGDHGRIEAWRAAEALATTRRNRPDLLGGGGAADRGAPGAKIVTVREEPDESGGVRLARLVAEASGAKVGELTLEEAGLVGVATRGLGRLAGLRVLAPFAEADLAEPLAAAGLTAARACGLARLFVAAGLLSEEAAARLGFADAAAAGYTGETPLLLADLRPGRTMPTGRVAGGAPTDPS; translated from the coding sequence ATGCGCATCGACGTCGTCACGCTGTTCCCGGAGATGTTCGAGAGCGTGCTCGGGCACTCGATCCTCGCGCGGGCGGCGCGGGACGTGGCGGATCCGGCGGCGCCGGACGACCGGTCGCGGGACCGGCCGGCGGTCGCGTCGTACCACCTGCACGCGCTGCGGGCGTTCTCGGAGGACCCGAAGCACCACAAGGTGGACGCGCCGCCCTACGGCGGCGGACCGGGGATGGTGATGCGGTGCGAGCCGGTGTGGCGGGCGGTGCAGGCGGCGACGGCCGAGGACCCGCGGCCGCCGCACCGGGTGTTCCTCACGCCCAAGGGCCGGCCGCTCACGGCGGCGGTGGCGGAGCGGCTGGCCGGGAAGCCGCGGCTGCTGCTGCTGTGCGGCCACTACGAGGGCATCGACGAGCGGGTGCTCGCCCGCATGCGGGACGAGCCGGCCGGGCTCGACGAGATCAGCCTCGGCGACTTCGTGCTCTCCGGCGGCGAGCTCGCGGCGATGACGCTCATCGACGCGGTCGTCCGCCTGCTGCCCGGCGTGCTCGGCCACGCCGACTCGGCCCGCGACGACAGCTTCGCCGCCGGGGCGGACCGCCTGCTCGACCACCCGCACTTCACCAAGCCGCCGGTCTGGGACGGCCGCGAGGCGCCGGCCGTGCTGCGGTCCGGGGATCATGGCAGAATCGAGGCCTGGCGGGCCGCCGAGGCCCTCGCCACCACGCGACGCAACCGCCCCGACCTGCTCGGCGGCGGCGGCGCCGCGGACCGCGGGGCCCCGGGGGCGAAGATCGTCACGGTCCGCGAGGAGCCCGACGAGAGCGGCGGCGTGCGCCTGGCCCGCCTCGTGGCCGAGGCCTCGGGCGCAAAAGTCGGGGAGCTGACGCTCGAGGAAGCCGGGCTCGTGGGCGTCGCCACGCGCGGCCTCGGCCGCCTCGCCGGCCTCCGCGTTCTGGCTCCCTTCGCGGAGGCCGACCTCGCCGAGCCGCTCGCCGCCGCCGGCCTCACCGCCGCCCGCGCCTGCGGCCTCGCCCGGCTCTTCGTCGCGGCCGGGCTCCTGAGCGAGGAGGCCGCCGCCCGCCTCGGCTTCGCCGACGCCGCCGCCGCCGGCTACACGGGCGAAACCCCCCTGCTCCTCGCCGACCTGCGCCCCGGCCGCACCATGCCCACCGGCCGCGTCGCCGGCGGGGCCCCGACGGACCCGAGCTGA